A genome region from Paenibacillus sp. J23TS9 includes the following:
- a CDS encoding VOC family protein yields the protein MTKEIWINLPVKDIQRSKQFFTEIGFSLNPHLADSEDKAGLIIGDKQVVVMLFPEPTFKGFTGNEIPNPVHATQALFSIDAESKEEVDELVEKVVKAGGTIFGQPEDRGGMYGAGFADLDGHRWNVLYMDLSVMQQPEEA from the coding sequence ATGACCAAAGAAATTTGGATCAATTTGCCCGTAAAGGATATCCAAAGATCGAAACAGTTTTTTACCGAGATTGGATTTTCACTGAATCCGCACCTAGCAGATAGCGAAGATAAGGCCGGCCTGATCATTGGAGATAAACAGGTTGTAGTGATGCTTTTTCCCGAACCTACTTTTAAAGGTTTTACAGGCAATGAAATCCCAAATCCGGTACATGCAACCCAAGCTTTATTCTCCATTGATGCAGAGAGTAAGGAAGAAGTGGATGAACTGGTTGAGAAGGTCGTGAAGGCAGGTGGGACCATATTCGGACAGCCTGAGGATCGAGGGGGAATGTATGGAGCGGGCTTCGCGGATTTGGATGGTCATCGGTGGAATGTATTGTACATGGATCTGAGTGTGATGCAGCAACCAGAAGAGGCATAA
- a CDS encoding ABC transporter ATP-binding protein yields the protein MDTLLKVNGVSKKYGSKIALDNVSFDIRPGKITGLLGSNGSGKSTLMQIIAGLTPATAGDISVMGKPIGRETKSLISYMPDRPLTESWMKVKDAVAFYKDFYADFNVEKAREMLDFMNLNEKSSVSVLSKGMNERLQLTLALSRNVNLYLLDEPIGGVDPVARGKILDAIVRFYSEESSLIICTHLVRDMERIFDEVLFLNSGSIVLNEEVESIRLKHGRSVDDMFKEVFGE from the coding sequence ATGGACACATTGCTGAAGGTTAACGGCGTATCCAAAAAGTATGGTTCCAAGATTGCCTTGGATAACGTAAGCTTCGACATCAGACCAGGAAAAATCACCGGTCTGCTTGGCTCCAATGGAAGCGGTAAGAGCACGCTGATGCAAATCATTGCAGGCCTTACCCCTGCTACAGCCGGTGATATCTCTGTCATGGGAAAACCCATCGGCAGAGAAACGAAAAGCCTGATTTCCTATATGCCGGACCGTCCGCTAACAGAGAGCTGGATGAAGGTGAAGGACGCCGTCGCCTTTTATAAGGATTTTTATGCGGATTTTAATGTGGAAAAGGCACGTGAAATGCTCGATTTTATGAATTTGAACGAAAAAAGCAGCGTCAGCGTGCTGTCCAAAGGCATGAATGAACGGCTGCAGTTGACCTTGGCCCTCTCCCGTAACGTCAATCTGTATTTGCTGGATGAGCCGATTGGCGGGGTAGATCCTGTGGCCCGAGGTAAAATTCTGGATGCCATTGTGCGCTTTTACAGTGAAGAAAGCAGCCTCATCATCTGTACCCACCTGGTAAGGGATATGGAAAGGATTTTCGATGAAGTCTTGTTTTTAAACAGTGGAAGCATCGTACTCAACGAAGAAGTGGAGAGCATCCGCCTGAAGCACGGAAGGAGCGTCGACGACATGTTTAAAGAGGTGTTCGGCGAATGA
- a CDS encoding GNAT family N-acetyltransferase — protein sequence MKEYLHTLSSPFDSFLENHILSSTYYMICEETKEIGYYAIYHHELLTQFYIHRSFQMHSQMLFNQVLEQHAIKSLFVPTCDELFTSLSLDHEFIIERQAYFFQDSQKDLNGSDVRKDEVFRPANLEDLQTIQHICGDFLNNYEESITSGQLFAYYRGPQLLGIGIVEKSKMFENMGSIGMFTNGAFRQQGVGRTIITQLREWCSQQGIKPISGCWYYNEASKRTLESAGMVTKTRLLHMKTTS from the coding sequence ATGAAAGAATACCTTCATACATTATCCTCGCCTTTCGATTCTTTTTTGGAAAATCACATTCTTTCGTCTACGTATTACATGATCTGTGAGGAGACGAAAGAGATCGGTTACTACGCAATATATCATCACGAGCTACTTACACAGTTTTATATCCATCGATCCTTCCAAATGCACTCGCAGATGCTGTTTAATCAAGTGCTTGAGCAGCATGCCATAAAATCTCTTTTTGTACCTACTTGTGATGAACTTTTCACCAGCTTATCGCTAGACCATGAGTTTATTATCGAGAGACAGGCTTACTTTTTTCAAGACAGTCAAAAAGACCTGAATGGAAGCGATGTGCGGAAAGATGAGGTATTTCGCCCTGCGAATTTGGAGGATCTTCAAACAATCCAGCATATTTGCGGTGATTTTCTGAACAACTACGAAGAGAGTATTACAAGCGGACAGCTTTTTGCTTATTACAGAGGACCTCAGCTATTAGGGATTGGAATCGTCGAGAAATCTAAAATGTTCGAGAACATGGGGAGCATAGGCATGTTCACCAATGGAGCGTTCAGACAGCAAGGCGTTGGAAGGACCATTATTACGCAATTAAGAGAATGGTGTAGCCAGCAAGGGATTAAGCCCATTAGCGGATGCTGGTACTACAATGAAGCTTCCAAGAGAACCTTGGAAAGCGCCGGTATGGTGACCAAGACAAGACTCTTACATATGAAGACAACTTCTTGA
- the qoxC gene encoding cytochrome aa3 quinol oxidase subunit III, protein MKINDALPLEYRTEENSNKIFGFWLFLGAEIVLFSTLFAVYLVLWNRTGSGPTGKDLFEINGVIWETVLLLTSSFTCGLGIHAMRLGLKKPMMIFFGITLLMGLGFLGIEITEFVNYVHEGATLQTSAFLSSLFVLLGTHGLHVTMGFLWGAGILIQIKRQGFTDETTNKSFIFSLYWHFLDVVWIFIFSFVYLKGLM, encoded by the coding sequence ATGAAAATAAATGATGCACTGCCGCTGGAGTACAGAACGGAAGAGAATAGCAATAAGATCTTCGGTTTCTGGCTTTTCCTCGGCGCTGAAATTGTCCTTTTCTCGACGCTGTTCGCCGTATATTTGGTTCTCTGGAACCGTACGGGCAGCGGCCCGACCGGCAAAGATCTTTTCGAGATCAACGGTGTCATCTGGGAAACAGTTCTTCTCTTGACCAGCAGCTTCACCTGCGGCCTTGGCATTCATGCCATGCGCCTCGGGCTCAAGAAGCCGATGATGATCTTCTTCGGTATCACTCTGCTGATGGGCCTTGGCTTCCTCGGCATTGAGATTACCGAGTTCGTAAATTATGTGCATGAAGGTGCGACGCTGCAAACCAGTGCCTTCTTGTCCAGCTTGTTCGTCCTCCTGGGTACTCACGGTCTTCACGTGACCATGGGCTTCCTGTGGGGTGCAGGCATCCTGATTCAGATCAAACGCCAGGGCTTTACGGATGAGACGACCAACAAGTCGTTTATCTTCTCCCTGTACTGGCACTTTCTCGACGTGGTCTGGATCTTCATCTTCAGCTTTGTCTACCTGAAAGGATTGATGTAA
- the qoxD gene encoding cytochrome aa3 quinol oxidase subunit IV, with protein MARLFPIRHVMGYIFSLVLSLVALGVIYWDLTFTAGIVILVICALIQASLQLVLFMHIGETSSKKQLYLNIGYAVFVGVVTVFGTLFTMIWGFR; from the coding sequence ATGGCACGATTATTCCCGATACGTCACGTGATGGGATATATCTTCTCGCTAGTCCTTTCACTTGTGGCACTGGGCGTTATCTACTGGGATCTGACGTTCACCGCAGGCATCGTTATTCTGGTGATTTGTGCATTGATTCAGGCATCTCTGCAGCTGGTGCTGTTCATGCACATCGGTGAGACTTCTTCCAAGAAGCAGTTGTACCTCAATATCGGTTATGCGGTATTCGTTGGCGTCGTTACGGTTTTCGGTACGTTGTTTACGATGATTTGGGGATTTAGATAA
- a CDS encoding GntR family transcriptional regulator — protein sequence MSIEFDNNLPIYLQIMNHIKRQIVSGLLQPGDKIPSVRELAADLQINPNTIQRTFQELEREEVVETKRGLGRYVTSEGSKIMAIKKEMAGDLIHQFIHGMQELGFKNQDIVTIVKEAVAVKDNTDRKGASPDGHIAEG from the coding sequence TTGAGCATCGAATTTGACAACAATTTGCCGATCTATCTCCAAATCATGAACCATATCAAAAGGCAGATCGTATCCGGTCTGCTTCAGCCCGGTGATAAAATTCCGTCGGTAAGGGAGCTTGCGGCGGATTTACAGATTAATCCGAACACGATCCAGCGAACGTTTCAGGAGCTCGAACGCGAGGAAGTAGTGGAGACAAAACGCGGGCTGGGAAGATATGTGACAAGCGAGGGATCCAAAATTATGGCGATTAAAAAGGAAATGGCTGGCGATTTGATTCACCAATTCATACATGGTATGCAGGAGTTGGGGTTCAAGAATCAGGATATCGTCACCATCGTAAAGGAAGCAGTGGCGGTCAAAGACAACACGGACCGGAAGGGGGCTTCTCCGGATGGACACATTGCTGAAGGTTAA
- a CDS encoding ABC transporter permease: MRSFNNLVLNEWLKMSKKRSFFIPYAIIAAVAAVLAWVLKRWAGDMVESAFDYTAMMSSTSGFGQFTAMLAVIFTAGLVSGEHGHGTIKFLLIRGQSRGKVLASKYVTALLFALTLIVWMNVVSFASGAVLFGTEHSAGAWRDILIASGSSLVYSIVFMTLGFMMGVLTRSTGAAMGVGMAAIMLSGITIPKNFYKYVLFPNADLSIYSHGGHPPIEGMTLPFSIVIIAVYIVLFLGASFVTFKKRDIA; this comes from the coding sequence TTGCGTAGCTTTAATAATCTGGTGTTAAATGAATGGCTTAAAATGTCCAAAAAACGCAGCTTTTTTATTCCTTATGCGATCATCGCCGCCGTGGCAGCGGTACTCGCTTGGGTATTAAAACGCTGGGCCGGTGATATGGTAGAATCCGCATTCGATTATACGGCCATGATGTCCAGCACAAGCGGCTTCGGACAGTTCACGGCCATGCTTGCTGTTATATTCACTGCCGGCTTGGTATCCGGAGAGCATGGGCATGGAACGATTAAATTTTTGCTTATCCGTGGACAGAGCCGGGGAAAAGTTCTCGCTTCCAAGTATGTTACCGCTTTGCTTTTTGCATTGACGCTCATCGTTTGGATGAACGTGGTCAGCTTTGCTTCTGGTGCCGTCCTGTTCGGGACCGAGCACTCGGCCGGGGCATGGCGTGATATTTTGATCGCAAGCGGAAGCTCGCTGGTTTATAGCATAGTCTTTATGACGCTGGGATTTATGATGGGTGTGCTGACGCGTTCCACGGGAGCAGCAATGGGCGTAGGTATGGCTGCTATCATGCTCAGCGGCATCACGATTCCAAAAAACTTTTATAAATATGTGCTGTTCCCGAATGCGGATTTGTCGATATACAGTCATGGTGGACATCCGCCGATCGAAGGGATGACGCTTCCGTTTTCAATTGTGATTATAGCGGTATATATTGTCTTGTTTCTTGGCGCAAGCTTTGTTACGTTTAAGAAACGTGATATTGCCTAA
- a CDS encoding mismatch-specific DNA-glycosylase produces MPEIPDHLDYGLSVLFIGFNPSLLSGETGHHYANPRNNFYRILHRAGLTPRLYEASEDQDLLRLGYGFTNIVARPTRGIDDIDRSEYAEGRDILHAKLKEYRPKIACFVGKGVYTEYSKKTKVNWGFQPSPVIPEIHEFVAPSSSGLVRMPMEEIVGIYRQLAGYIAQNEE; encoded by the coding sequence ATGCCGGAAATACCGGATCATCTGGATTATGGATTGTCGGTCTTGTTTATTGGCTTTAATCCAAGCCTGCTGTCTGGGGAGACCGGTCATCATTACGCCAATCCGCGCAACAATTTTTACCGGATTCTGCATCGTGCGGGCCTGACACCGCGGCTTTATGAGGCATCCGAGGATCAGGACCTGCTGAGACTTGGCTACGGTTTTACCAACATCGTCGCCCGCCCAACGCGGGGAATTGACGATATCGACCGCAGCGAGTATGCGGAAGGGAGAGATATTCTGCATGCAAAACTGAAAGAATATCGACCCAAGATCGCTTGCTTTGTCGGAAAAGGCGTATATACCGAATACAGCAAAAAGACTAAGGTGAACTGGGGCTTTCAACCAAGCCCGGTCATCCCTGAGATACACGAGTTCGTTGCCCCTTCCTCCAGCGGCTTGGTGCGGATGCCAATGGAAGAGATCGTGGGCATCTACCGTCAGCTTGCGGGGTATATAGCGCAGAATGAAGAGTAG
- a CDS encoding CAP domain-containing protein, producing MHIKDDNQTRYFFHRRILVSVISAGMLLGGVTFAHQGYAAAVSAGTGINQDQNDALAYLNSIRAKLGLQALKYNGNMSKAAQLHAVYYNMNHEKASQSAHSESKGLPGFKGSTIVDRLKASGWSPGPNGYMTGEAMHYEQTTIKGAIEEWLDTAYHREIILSHKYTEVGIGFVNGTAVLDMAGPYDPTPIKSGIAVYPYDGMKNVGVGFYGNENPNPLSQFNIKSSGCIISATTEKEMVWHQAKITDQNGKEIPIFEELHNKDTLFLYPKYVLKGNHTYQISLSYEMKGSPGKKKKMWSFTTGESPKEDVESETSSTIK from the coding sequence GTGCATATAAAGGATGATAATCAGACTAGATATTTTTTTCATCGGCGTATCTTGGTTTCGGTTATTTCGGCTGGCATGCTGCTGGGGGGAGTTACCTTTGCACACCAGGGCTATGCGGCTGCAGTCAGTGCGGGGACGGGGATTAACCAGGATCAAAATGATGCCTTAGCTTATTTGAATAGTATCCGGGCAAAACTCGGGCTGCAGGCTCTGAAGTACAATGGCAATATGTCCAAAGCAGCTCAGCTTCATGCGGTATATTACAATATGAATCATGAGAAAGCATCGCAAAGCGCTCATAGTGAAAGCAAAGGATTGCCCGGGTTTAAAGGGAGCACGATTGTTGATCGCTTGAAAGCATCCGGCTGGTCACCCGGCCCAAATGGGTATATGACAGGGGAGGCCATGCATTACGAGCAGACAACCATTAAGGGGGCTATCGAGGAATGGTTGGACACAGCCTATCACCGGGAAATCATCCTAAGTCACAAATACACTGAGGTCGGAATCGGTTTTGTGAATGGTACGGCAGTATTGGATATGGCCGGGCCTTATGATCCAACCCCCATCAAGAGCGGAATCGCCGTGTACCCTTATGACGGTATGAAGAATGTCGGAGTAGGCTTTTATGGAAATGAGAATCCCAACCCGCTGAGTCAGTTCAATATCAAATCTTCCGGCTGCATTATATCTGCGACCACCGAAAAGGAAATGGTATGGCATCAAGCAAAGATCACCGATCAGAATGGTAAGGAGATTCCAATCTTTGAGGAGCTTCATAACAAGGACACATTGTTTCTATACCCGAAATACGTATTAAAAGGCAATCATACATATCAAATTTCGCTGTCCTACGAAATGAAGGGAAGCCCCGGAAAAAAGAAAAAGATGTGGTCCTTCACCACAGGGGAGAGTCCTAAAGAGGATGTTGAAAGCGAAACTTCCTCCACAATAAAGTAA
- the qoxA gene encoding cytochrome aa3 quinol oxidase subunit II: MLLSGCNSMVVLNPKGPVAKTQSDTIIFSILMMAFVLLVVYILFVFMLTKYRSSKTSDDYEPPHMEGNKWLELIWTVIPIIIVAILSVVTVRTTNAVEKVPAGYETQKPLVIYAASSNWKWHFSYPEENIETVNYVNIPTNRPVEFRLYSYGPITSFWVPQLGGQKYAMSDMVTKLNLVAEHEGSFMGKNSNFSGKGFAQMEFEVLAQTPAEYSKWVKDVKDTAPKLTEQEFNKLLKTEIVGRKSFTSTHLGFAPAPMDMSEHGHSGDSKSESTDSSKPMDHSDMSNMDHSNMSDMDMKDMNDSSSMESGH, from the coding sequence ATGCTGCTCAGTGGATGTAACTCCATGGTAGTACTGAATCCAAAAGGTCCGGTTGCCAAAACGCAGTCCGATACCATTATTTTCTCGATCCTGATGATGGCTTTTGTTTTACTTGTTGTCTACATCTTATTCGTTTTTATGCTGACCAAATATCGTTCCAGCAAAACAAGCGATGATTATGAACCACCCCACATGGAGGGAAACAAATGGCTGGAATTGATTTGGACGGTGATCCCGATCATTATCGTAGCTATTCTCTCCGTTGTAACAGTGCGCACGACCAATGCTGTTGAAAAGGTGCCAGCCGGCTACGAAACTCAAAAGCCGCTTGTCATTTATGCTGCTTCTTCGAACTGGAAATGGCACTTCAGCTATCCCGAAGAGAATATTGAAACGGTGAACTACGTTAATATTCCAACGAACCGTCCGGTTGAGTTCCGTCTTTACTCTTACGGTCCGATTACAAGCTTCTGGGTTCCGCAGCTCGGTGGTCAGAAATACGCCATGAGCGATATGGTGACCAAGCTGAATCTCGTTGCCGAACATGAAGGTTCATTCATGGGTAAAAACTCGAACTTCTCCGGTAAAGGCTTTGCTCAAATGGAATTCGAGGTGCTTGCTCAAACACCTGCCGAATACAGCAAATGGGTTAAAGACGTTAAGGATACTGCACCAAAGCTCACCGAGCAGGAATTTAACAAGCTGCTTAAGACCGAGATTGTCGGCCGCAAATCGTTTACTTCCACGCACCTTGGCTTCGCGCCTGCTCCGATGGATATGTCCGAACACGGGCATAGCGGAGACAGCAAGTCTGAAAGCACAGACTCCAGCAAGCCTATGGATCATAGCGATATGAGCAATATGGATCATAGTAATATGAGCGATATGGATATGAAAGACATGAATGACAGTTCGTCCATGGAAAGTGGACATTAA
- a CDS encoding ABC transporter ATP-binding protein, whose protein sequence is MNHPNDIQAEDAVLSLRGVSKKIGGKRIVDQLSFDVREGEVVGLLGPNGAGKTTTIRMIAGLIQMTEGDVFVRGSSIRHEWKKAIRHVGAIIENPEFYPYMTGYDNLKQYQRMNDWISNDRINEVVRLVGLENAMKKKVKAYSLGMRQRLGIAQALLHEPSVLILDEPTNGLDPAGIREMRDYLKTIAREEGISILVSSHLLLEMEQLCSRVVVIQDGKLVTIRTIGENGGSGQDEKDLVRVMFRVGHLEEAQKVFGNHEKAEILKVEPEQNELILSLRYKDIPDMVTALGSAQIPIYQITELKQSLEDEFLKWTGGNRIA, encoded by the coding sequence ATGAACCATCCTAATGATATACAGGCTGAAGACGCAGTACTTTCACTCAGGGGCGTTTCCAAAAAAATAGGCGGCAAAAGAATTGTCGATCAGCTTTCTTTTGATGTCCGTGAAGGAGAGGTTGTAGGACTGCTCGGACCTAACGGTGCGGGGAAGACGACGACCATCCGTATGATCGCAGGACTGATTCAAATGACTGAAGGAGATGTATTCGTCCGGGGCAGCAGCATCCGTCATGAGTGGAAGAAGGCGATCCGCCATGTTGGGGCTATTATCGAGAACCCGGAGTTTTATCCGTACATGACAGGCTACGATAACCTGAAGCAGTACCAGCGGATGAATGACTGGATCAGTAATGATCGCATCAATGAGGTTGTCCGGCTGGTTGGACTTGAAAATGCCATGAAGAAGAAGGTCAAGGCATATTCGCTTGGCATGCGCCAGCGGCTCGGTATTGCGCAGGCACTGCTTCATGAGCCCTCGGTACTCATTCTGGATGAACCGACTAATGGTCTTGATCCGGCAGGCATTCGTGAGATGCGTGATTACCTTAAAACGATTGCCCGCGAGGAAGGCATTTCGATCCTGGTATCGAGCCATCTATTGCTTGAGATGGAACAGCTGTGCAGCCGGGTCGTTGTAATCCAGGATGGAAAACTAGTAACAATCCGTACAATCGGCGAAAACGGTGGATCCGGGCAAGATGAGAAAGATCTTGTTCGCGTCATGTTCCGGGTCGGGCATTTGGAAGAGGCGCAGAAGGTGTTCGGAAATCATGAAAAGGCTGAGATTCTGAAGGTTGAACCTGAGCAGAATGAATTGATATTGTCGCTCCGGTACAAGGATATCCCGGATATGGTCACTGCACTGGGTAGTGCTCAAATTCCGATCTATCAGATCACGGAGCTCAAACAGTCGCTGGAAGATGAATTTTTGAAATGGACAGGGGGAAACCGCATTGCGTAG
- the qoxB gene encoding cytochrome aa3 quinol oxidase subunit I, whose product MKWDEFFVTGEPMIYGAMVSIVLVSIAILVGLTYFKKWGYLWREWLTTVDHKRIGVMYILSALIMLFRGGVDALLMRTQLAVPESGFLDSQHYNEIFTTHGVIMILFMAMPFVIGLMNVVVPLQIGARDVAFPRLNAVSFWLFFAGAMLFNISFVIGGSPDAGWSAYFPLASLEFSPTVGNNFYSLALQISGIGTLMTGVNFIVTILKMRAPGMKLMRMPMFTWSVLITNVIILFAFPVLTVALALMMFDRVFGSQFFTMANGGMDMLWANLFWVWGHPEVYIVILPAFGIFSDIISTFSKKNLYGYKSMVFSMVIISLLSFLVWAHHFYTMGAGAMVNGFFSITTMLIAVPTGVKIFNWLFTLRKGKITFTSPMLYAMAFIPIFTFGGVTGVMLAMASADYQYHNTMFLVAHFHYVLIPGTVFGVLAGLHYWFPKIFGFRLNERRAKTAFWLIVVGFNVAFMPLFFLGLQGMTRRMYTYSADTGFGPLNMIATIGAFVLAIGFVVLCYNFYYSFRHSPRDEHGDPWDARTLEWSIPSPVPVYNFAKVPHVESQDAFWHAKKHNVPLFKEGPYEEIHMPSNSGQPFILGVIMFFAGFFLVFSWFIPALIAGIGVVIMLAVRSFERDHGYHISAKEIAATEQKLRGDSV is encoded by the coding sequence ATGAAATGGGACGAATTTTTTGTAACCGGTGAGCCGATGATTTACGGAGCCATGGTTAGTATTGTGCTCGTATCCATCGCCATCCTCGTCGGATTGACCTATTTTAAGAAATGGGGATATTTATGGCGTGAATGGCTGACCACCGTTGACCATAAACGTATTGGCGTCATGTATATTTTATCAGCTCTCATCATGCTGTTCCGCGGCGGCGTTGACGCACTGTTGATGCGTACGCAGCTTGCGGTACCGGAATCCGGATTTTTGGACTCCCAGCATTATAACGAAATTTTCACAACGCACGGGGTTATTATGATCCTGTTCATGGCGATGCCGTTCGTTATTGGACTTATGAACGTTGTCGTGCCGCTGCAAATCGGCGCGCGTGACGTTGCTTTTCCAAGACTGAATGCTGTCAGCTTCTGGCTCTTCTTCGCAGGAGCTATGCTGTTCAACATTTCGTTTGTCATCGGGGGATCACCGGATGCCGGTTGGTCAGCGTACTTCCCGCTTGCAAGTCTTGAATTCAGCCCGACGGTAGGTAACAACTTCTACTCGCTCGCGCTGCAGATTTCCGGTATCGGTACATTGATGACAGGCGTTAACTTCATCGTGACGATCCTGAAAATGCGTGCACCTGGCATGAAGCTGATGCGTATGCCAATGTTCACATGGTCGGTTCTGATTACGAACGTTATCATTTTGTTCGCATTCCCGGTTCTGACCGTAGCCCTCGCTTTGATGATGTTCGACCGCGTCTTCGGCAGCCAGTTCTTCACCATGGCTAACGGCGGTATGGATATGCTATGGGCCAACCTATTCTGGGTTTGGGGCCATCCTGAGGTATACATTGTTATTTTGCCGGCCTTCGGTATATTCAGTGATATTATCTCTACCTTCTCGAAAAAGAATTTGTACGGGTATAAATCGATGGTGTTCAGTATGGTCATCATTTCGCTCCTGTCCTTCCTCGTATGGGCTCACCATTTCTATACGATGGGCGCCGGAGCCATGGTCAACGGGTTCTTCTCCATCACGACGATGCTGATTGCCGTTCCGACCGGGGTTAAAATATTCAACTGGCTGTTTACGCTAAGGAAAGGTAAAATTACATTCACCTCTCCAATGCTGTACGCGATGGCCTTTATTCCGATCTTTACCTTCGGCGGCGTTACGGGCGTTATGCTCGCAATGGCAAGTGCCGATTACCAGTACCATAATACGATGTTCCTGGTTGCCCACTTCCACTACGTACTTATTCCAGGTACCGTGTTCGGGGTACTCGCCGGTCTTCATTACTGGTTCCCTAAGATTTTTGGTTTCCGTCTGAACGAACGCCGTGCCAAAACAGCCTTCTGGCTGATTGTCGTAGGCTTTAACGTTGCCTTTATGCCGCTGTTCTTCCTTGGACTACAAGGAATGACGCGCCGGATGTATACCTATTCGGCAGACACAGGCTTTGGTCCGCTTAACATGATTGCAACCATTGGTGCATTTGTTCTGGCTATTGGCTTTGTCGTTCTGTGCTACAACTTCTACTACAGCTTCCGTCACAGCCCACGCGATGAGCACGGAGATCCATGGGATGCACGTACGCTGGAGTGGAGCATACCGAGTCCGGTTCCTGTTTACAACTTTGCTAAAGTACCACATGTTGAATCCCAGGATGCCTTCTGGCATGCTAAAAAACATAATGTTCCTCTGTTTAAAGAGGGCCCTTATGAAGAGATTCATATGCCTAGCAACAGCGGGCAGCCATTCATTCTTGGTGTAATTATGTTCTTCGCCGGCTTCTTCCTGGTCTTCAGCTGGTTCATTCCTGCCCTCATTGCAGGCATAGGCGTGGTAATCATGCTGGCGGTACGTTCCTTCGAACGCGATCACGGCTATCACATCTCGGCGAAGGAAATTGCCGCTACCGAACAGAAATTGCGGGGTGATTCCGTATGA
- a CDS encoding MurR/RpiR family transcriptional regulator, with protein MQEMGKTLLSIRSHFNGLTKTEQKVAQYILENAQDLIYDSVTELAEKADVGETTVLRFCRKMKFQGFQDFKLSLAQDLVKPTDHIHEEIAEDDDPLTLSHKIIGTHLRTLEQTRELVNEDQLTQAIHALTEALNIHFFGVGSSGLTATQGAHSFARIGKNSMANTDTHFQAMQASLMNKGDVAVGLSISGSTKDTIDNLNIAKKAGARIIAITSNARSPITKVADIVLIMVGRENPLQGSSLAAKISQLAIIDILNVAVSLKMKSEAIKYREITAKATSDKLY; from the coding sequence ATGCAGGAAATGGGAAAAACACTGCTCAGTATCCGGAGCCATTTTAATGGGTTGACCAAGACCGAGCAAAAGGTCGCACAGTATATTTTGGAGAATGCTCAGGATTTGATCTATGATTCGGTTACGGAGCTTGCGGAGAAGGCAGATGTTGGAGAGACGACCGTGCTGCGTTTTTGCCGGAAAATGAAATTTCAGGGGTTTCAGGACTTTAAGCTCTCACTCGCACAGGATTTGGTGAAACCAACCGATCATATTCATGAGGAAATTGCGGAAGACGATGATCCGCTCACCCTCAGTCATAAAATTATCGGGACGCATCTCCGTACGCTGGAGCAAACGCGTGAACTGGTCAATGAGGATCAGTTAACCCAGGCGATTCATGCGCTGACTGAAGCTTTAAACATCCACTTTTTTGGTGTAGGCTCCTCAGGCTTAACGGCAACACAGGGAGCGCACAGCTTTGCCAGAATCGGCAAGAATAGTATGGCGAATACAGATACCCATTTTCAGGCGATGCAGGCTTCGCTGATGAATAAGGGGGATGTGGCCGTCGGACTGTCAATCTCGGGGAGCACGAAAGATACCATCGATAACCTTAACATTGCCAAAAAAGCGGGTGCCCGCATTATTGCCATTACGAGTAATGCCCGCTCGCCAATTACGAAAGTTGCGGATATCGTCCTTATTATGGTGGGTAGGGAAAATCCGCTGCAGGGCAGCTCACTTGCGGCTAAAATCTCACAGCTCGCAATTATTGATATTCTGAATGTGGCCGTGTCGCTGAAAATGAAGAGTGAGGCCATTAAATACAGAGAGATTACCGCCAAAGCGACCTCGGACAAGCTGTATTAA